Part of the Augochlora pura isolate Apur16 chromosome 10, APUR_v2.2.1, whole genome shotgun sequence genome, CAGGTAACAGCTGCTGGAAAAGCTGTACTTATTACTGGATGCGATTCGAGAGTTGGATATACCTTGAGTAAACAATTAGACGAATTGGTAAGATTAACTCTCTATATGTTATCGTTAGTAGTAACATTTTATACTCGTACTATACTATGTCcgcatacatatatttttaagggATTTACAGTGTTTGCCGGATTCGGTAACAAAGCAGAAAATgatgaaacaatgaaaaaattaaaacaggaAACATCTGGCAGGCTGCATATATTACAGTTAGATATTACCAGTGAACACGACATCCATTCAACTTTTCTTTACATTAATGAGAATTTACCAGATGGTGCTCCAGGTATGTAAACTTatttgctataattatttataagtacACTTACTCTATACTttacataattacatttaaaatcatgttacatatgtatacgttGTATTAGGTTTATGGGCATTAGTACATGCAGCAGCTTGGGTGACCTTAGGTGAATGCGAATGGGTACCTCCTGCTGTATTAAAACGCAGTAtagatatcaattttattggcCTTGCACGATTAACCCAGGTAACTTTGATGCAGATATATGagtattcaatttatacattaagGACACAAAGGTACCAGTGATATTTTGTTCATAGGTCTTTCTACCACTTGTCAGAAGGTCTAAAGGTCGTGTTGTATTAGTTAGCAGTCTGTTAGCTCGTATACCCAGCCCTGTCCGTGGCATTTACTGTGCAGTTAAGGTAAATGAGTTTTCTAAAATCGATTAGACTTTCCAtgaatcgataaaatttttcaattagataatttgaaaaatgtaatttacttAATAGGCCGCAGTCGATGCTTGGGGAACTTGTCTTAGAATGGAGATGAGAAGGTGGGGTGTGGATGTGGTAATTATTGAAACCGGTGAATACGTATCTGGTAATGCATGGTTAAAAGATAATAGCGCGTTACTCGAACAAGCGAGGGATATGTGGACTCAGTTGGACCCGCAGACTCGTAAAGAATATGGTCAAGAGTTATTTCAGAAAGAAATGTTGGCTCTTGAGAAATATACACAAGGTCCAGAAGCAGATTTAACGCCGGTAACTAGAGCTTTAACAGATGgcataataaaaacatttccaaTGAGAAGGTATACACCAGTTTCCCGTAAAGAAAGGATACAGGCTTTGTGTAGCGATTATCTCCCAAAACCAGTTTacgatatattatacacaaatTAATGGAGAACAAGTTTgacaattgaattattagcGTTTATCATTATGTGaaacgacgaataaaaatataagttatgTAATATcaagaacgaaataattattctagttAGActtttagattaatttttacaaactgATAAATTTTCCTTCAAAAGCAATTactatctaaataaaaagtacacgatattgaaatttatactaaaatatgtCCGAGAAAAATATGTACGGCGAAACATATTTACcctctttatctcttttcCTTGTTTTCCAATTCACCAGTTCAGGCGTGTGCACGTGTATAATGCATACGTGCATGCACAGATATCATGCTTGAGAAATATCATATGCACATACGTAGGTACATACtctgtacatatatgtaatacaatgtacatacatacgttGCAGAAGAATTCTCTGTGTTTTCGTGAGAGTAGTGACGTGAAGTGGTGTGAACTGTACAGTGACTTGACGTGACTAACATAGTTTCGAATTATGTACGTAGTGATTGGTTACAGCAAAATAGCGGCAATGTTTTGTACACTTGAATCAATGAATTGTAACTTGTAACAATGACACGAATTAACTGGATGATAGATGTTGTCAAGCTCAAGGACAGAAAAAAGCGATTATATATCTCGATTGTTCCGGGTTTAGATGAGTGGGATAGGTGGATAACTCACAACACAGTTCTAATGAAGCCACAGTGTAGACAAGTATGTACATATTCGGAGatagtaaaaaagaaaaaaattacataatataatttttttttccccgtaTAGGACATCACGTATAGGTTATACACTGACCTGTTTTAAATAACGTTTCTGAAATTCCTTTAAATGTTTCGTAAAATTAACATTGTCAAAATAAACTTCAGTGGCGCGCATTCATTTACGAATGCATCCGTAGCGTCAAACGCATCGACAAGGGTAAGTGTAtcttattttccatttattcaATATCATACTGTATTGGTATATTGTACATGttcattattgaaatttgtttatcatttttgttacttGTTTATAATCTATCATTTTCGAAAACTTAAAAACAATTCTCATTGTTATAGATGTACCATCATAATTTACAGAATAAATACAACTGTGTCTTTTTGGTTGAgctctatatatttctattacaggTACAGCAATTTaggaaattgttgaataaaagCGATTATAATGATAGACTTACAGATTCTTTTGGACGACGTCACACTTATTTACGCATTTCTATCACCGAACGTTGTAATCTTCGATGTAAGCTTTCTTACAGCTGtcaaaatttcaaactttGGGTAGAGTAATCATAGAAGGTATTATGTTTTACATAGGTTTGTACTGCATGCCAGCAGAAGGTGTTACATTGACACAGAAGAATGGCATCTTAAGGAcagaggaaattattaaaataacaagttTATTCGTAGAAGAAGGTGTGCACAAAGTACGTCTAACGGGTGGCGAACCAACAGTTAGAAAGGATATCGTCGATATTATCGGTAAACAATGTGATCTTTGTTCTTACTGAATCTTTgaacattaaatttttcaatatattggaaacaattacaattattgtagcCGGGTTGAAAGAATTATCTGGTTTGAAACAAATTGCTATTACTACCAATGGTTTAACATTGACACGTCAATTGCCATCTCTTCAAAGAGCAGGACTAgatgcgataaatatttctctagaCACATTAAAAGAAGATCGTTTCGAACAATTTACTCGTAGGAAAGGTTGGTCTAGAGTTATAGCTGCGATAGACTTGGCTATTCAATTAGGCTACAATCCTGTTAaggtgaaaagaaaaaatagtaCTTTTTGAATAACAACATGTACCTTGGTAAATGATGACAAATGATTTCAATCCATATTCTTTAGGTGAACTGTGTGGTAATGAATGGTTTCAATAGCGATGAATTGATCGATTTCGTTAACTTGACTAAAGATCGTCCGGTCGATGTACGTTTCATCGAATACATGCCTTTTCAAGGGAACAAATGGAACGAAAATAAGATGGTATCTTTTGAttcaatgaagaaaataataaggaACGTGTATCCTGACTTACAGCGTCTTTCAAGCGAGTACAATGATACGTCCAAAGTACGTAACAGTTTATTGCGATctcgtttaaacaattttgcaattttaattcgtgtGTAACTGAGAAATATGCTATTTCTTTGGAACAGGCGTACCACGTTCCGGGTTTCACAGGACAGATCGGATTTATTACATCAATGAGCGAGCACTTTTGCAATTCGTGCAATCGATTGAGAATAACGGCGGATGGAAATTTGAAGGTCTGTTTGTTCGAAGGAAAAGGGGAAGTATCTCTACGAGATGCTTTGCGGAGTGGAGCGTCTGACGAGAGTTTGAAGGAGATGATCGGTGTAGCGGTACGACGTAAAAAGAAGCAACACGCTGGTACGTTTAATCACAGATCTCTCGTTATGgttcgttaaccccttgccgtactttaacgagtcagactcgcgatggagatttctagtaataagctattaggtatgaatattcatccgttcctttaactggtaataaaatgttattctctcgttaccaatatttaaacattcaactaGATATAAgcacgcgataaatataaaatttccctTTTCATCTAAGaatttagtgcgatcgaagaaattctaatcgtgcaacttctaaagaaaatggcacggcaaggggttaaagattATCTCATCTGTAACAtgaaaaaacaatatacaaaGCGATAACGTTTGCATGATCCTATTCGATAACGTATATGTTTCAGGAATGTTCAATCTATCCAAGATGGAAAACAGGCCGATGATACTTATCGGGGGTTAATCAATCTTATtgttattttggaaattttacgCACAGGTTTAAACGGTTTCTTTGGTGTTCTCAGAAGTCTGTGTATAAACGTTATCGCTCTATTCTATTCAATACGTGATCGATGATAATTCGAACAACTCTATCGTTCAACATCTATCTTGCGTTCCAGTAATCGGTAGTAGGTGAAAACTTTTGCAGATTTCTATGTACTGAACACGATTTTTTTAAGATTCTCCCTTATAAACTGAAGAAAACAAAACCATTTTCTTCAGTGAATTTTACATGACTACAAATTCAAAACTGCTGGTTACCGGAACGTACAACAGAAGAAGTTCTAATACGTTGGACAGTGTCTTTATCTTACTGTTGGCGGAGTTCAACTGTAACATCGATTGTTTATACTTGCAGTGAAAATGAAACTCTTAAAGAGAAAAAGTTGTAAGGACACACTGCAAGCCAACACCCCGTCTGGGGATTTACCGCGCACATTTGTCAGCTCgcacaaattttcaaatacaagAAGAATGTATTCTTCGTTGTCGCACGTGGATAAAGATGGCAAAGCGAGAATGGTGGATGTCGGTTCGAAGATTGAGAGCAAACGCGTTGCAGTTGCAAAAGGTGTCGTACAGATCGATACAGtgataagaaaattgatagtggagaataattgtaagaaaGGAGACGTGCTGTCCGTGGCACAATTGGCCGGAATCATGGGAGCGAAACGTACTCCTGATTTGATACCGCTTTGTCATCCGGTTTCGTTATCCTACGCAAACGTGTTTCTTCATTTAAACGAGAAAACGAATCGGATAGAAATCACAGCCGAAGTTCGATGCTCCGGTAAGACTGGCGTAGAGATGGAAGCTTTGACAGCCGTAAGTATCGCGGCGCTAACTGTTTACGATATGTGCAAGTTTGCAGCTGCTCCGACCATGCTCAAGATAACTGATATAGAGCTGATTTCAAAAACTGGTGGTACAAAGGGAGACTTCTTTAGAAACTAATTATCCGTTTGTTTCGTCTTTGATGTCGACAGTCTAGACACTCGAATACTTGATACAGTGCAATTCAACGATGTTCCTccattaatatataatctatGTACAGAGGTACAAAGTACACAATACGTTAGTATGTACGTACATCCCGTCCACGAAAAGATGATATAGATTTCAACAGTGAGATGCTGGGGGATCTACCAGGATGGGGGACTCTCCTACCGTATTACAAGTTTCTCTGTTCTATCTTTCCGTGGACGGATAATACGTACGTACatggattttatatttttatggcAGAGACTAAAGttctcttttttgttttttaagcGCTCATGTTAGTACATGCACAGACATTTTGTAATCACGTCCAATAAATGGATTTCTTAAACTTTTATTCAAGCCctacatttatttacttgaTTGAAGAACAGGCGGAGGAAAGGAAGGGAAGCAGCGTTTCGACGCGAACGCGACCCAGAGACTGTGCGTAGCCTCCTCGTTCCGTCGCGCCCCGGAGCAAAGCAGATGCATCTTGCTGACTCGATCGTGTAGCAACATGTTGAAAATTTGCGCGCccgcctctcattggctactgtttttcctttttcttggagttacaataatttcgatacaccctgtatatggtGTGCCAGAAACAACTCTCCCGTGTAATGAGGCCCCTACACTATCTTGCGGGCCGTGCCGGCTCGGCAATACGGAGATATTGTTATAACGGTTGGATGGTTGCATATGTACTAGTCAGCAAAGTTCAGGTAATAGCAAGAGAGCTATCCCTCTGCTGGCGAGCATTTGAAATAGCCGTTACATTGTATTTATGTTTTACATACGTACTTGCATGTTATATGAATATTCGTACATTTTGtcgaacataacctaaaaacgaaaataatcaaaaaagTGTAGCCTATCGTTACGTTAAGCTACAATAACAgtatatgatttttttatacgtttattcGAATGACAAACGAAATTTACGATGAAAACACAAAATTGGAAAGAATTAGAAATACCTTTAAGCGATCCCATATTGAAAACCATTGAAGAACTAAAATACTCGTTTATGACACCGGTGCAggtaaaatttatacaataaaatccgTGACTTTAAGTAGTTTTACGAACCAAGATTCTAATATTGATATCAAAATAAcgcaataaaatatcaaatagtaCTTATACTTTTGGTTGACTTACCCACAGGCTGCTTCCATACCACTATTACTGAAGGGTAAAGATGTTGCAGCGGAAGCTGTAACAGGTAGTGGAAAAACGGTTGCTTTTATAGTAcctttattagaaattttgcaGGTATCTACACACTATTTTCccatgtaataattattttatggacatcttttattcaatataaagGGAGGATtgtaattaagtaattattttccatgagaaacagaaacgaaaagaaGCGTGGAAACCTACAGAAGTTGgagcaataataattagtcCAACAAGAGAACTAGCAATACAAATATATGATGTactacaaaaatttttaactaatCTCCcacaattaaaacaaatattacttGTTGGTGGTATAACGATTGCAGAAGATGTGGCAAGACTTAAAACTGGGGCTAATATTATTGTAGCAACACCCGGTAGATTAGAagatataatatcaaattgtagAGGCATAAATTTGGCTGCACGTTTAAAGTCATTGGtaagtaacataaaaatcagAAAGCTGCAGTTTTTTCATGgaaatctaattattttatttgcaggAAATATTAATCTTAGATGAAGCAGATAGGTTATTGAATTTGGGCTTTTCCACAACACTAGATACAATACTAAGCTATTTGCCACGTTTCAGAAGAACAGGTTTATTCTCTGCAACACAAACAAAAGAACTACAGCAGCTAATTAGAGCAGGATTGAGAAACCCAGCTTTAGTATCTGTTAAAGAAAAAGCAAATATTTCAACGCCTTcgaatttagtaaataattacacaattGTAAATGTAGAGCACAAATTTTCTACAATGATAGACTTTATACAACAAAAGGGAACTAATTTAAAGTACATGATCTTTTTATCTACATGTGCTTGCGTAGACTATTTTAGTCACGCTATTCAAGAGTAAGTTATGTTGTAGTCTATGTTACTTACTCATTTGTTCTGGATGACTGAGAAAAGCATTATAGGCCTCCCCAATAACTGTTTGCAAATGTAATGATaactaaaaatttgtatatatctCATATTCTTTTAAACAAGTAATGCATGTCTCGGGCATTGTCTTGCTATTAAAAACAAACGAGTCGTTTGATGCgcgcatatatatataaacaggaatatatttaacaatatactgaatttttagaatgttGCCGTCGGTTCAAGTGCTTGCGATACAtggtaaaatgaaaaataagaggtacaaaatatttaacgagtTTCGTCGTATCGAAAGTGGTGTTTTAATTTGCACGGATGTAATGGCTCGCGGTGTAGATATTTCAGAAATCAATTGGGTATTGCAGTACGATCCTCCCTGCTCGGCTAGTAGTTTCGTGCACAGgtagcaataattaaaatataatacctgttacaacgaataatttagttatttaaattggtTAGATTAAGATTCATTTTGCCTTCCAGATGTGGCAGAACCGCCAGGATTGGAAATGAAGGAAACGCGCTGATATTCCTTCTGGAAACAGAAGATGCATATGTAGATTTCATTAAACGAAATCAAAAGGtggatttaaagaaaatacatGTAGAACCATCTATGCTTTtacatgaaaaatgtttaaaatgcaTGAGAGATTTGCAGAAGAGAGATAGATTAGTTTTCGACAAAGCTAACAGAGCATTTGTATCGTATATACAAGCATACAATAAACATGAATGTAATCTAATATTGAGATTAAAAGATATCGACCTAGGCAAACTTGCAATGAGCTTTGGCTTGTTACGTATGCCTCGAATGCCCGAACTTAAAGGAAGAGATACAACATCGTTTAAACAAGAAAACATTGACATTAATTCGATtccttatttaaataaacaaaaagaacATAATCGTTTAGAAAAGCTGAAGATCTTTCAAACTAGTGGACAATGGCCCACGGTGTGTAAACGTAAATGCAAACAAACTGAACCTTGGTCCGAAACTAAGAAAAGGAAACTAGAAAAGCAGGAGAATCGTAAAaaacgaaaaggaaaaaaaataaaacaggaaATATctacgaatttaataaaaaagcaaaaaagGAAAGTAAGTCAACAGGATATAGAGGAGCTTGCAAAAGATATAGCACTgataagaaaactaaaaaaaaaaaaggtattcGTAAtacatagaattttttcattactctgacaaatatttaaattcatcgaaatatttttagatttcacAAGAAGAGTTTGACACAGCTTttggaatttaattgaacggttcaattaaagtgaaagagGCGTGAGACGAAAGCATGTTTAATTACTATCAATTTCTTTAGATAGATATTCGAAAAGTTATGATATAGTGAAATCAAGAAGATGAACAGTTGTACAAGGGTACGCAGTATAAATTCCATTTATCCAATATGAATCATTGTTTTGCACGTACAAAGATAAGTGTATAGGTGATAGAATATACGTTTAAAGGGTGCCTCAGCTAAATGGaataacttaaataattacttcgggcaaaattacattatttgcaaaaataatagctggaaataaattatttttaattccagaTTACCTTTAgatcagtttttaaataaaaaaatcctatTTAACTGAAATACCCTGTATTTTGCAAAACTCcagtttttataaaagtaactcAATAGTACCGAATCCTATCACTATATCGATAAAAAATCTATAGCATTTCTTAATGCttcgttgaaatttaatttggtatTGTAAGTACATGTACCAATAGTACTActaataatttcatcaaaTTAAAGGATTTATCAGTCTaaatcgaacaaatatttgtttagttAACAGCAGGAAATAAATCGTCGTCACCATGATGGTAAAGTAATGGGTCTTACTCTTGCATACCTCCAAGCCGCAGCTTGATCTGTTACCGAGGTTCGATATAGAAATTTCCATCGTTCTGATTGGCTGACGACTCATTGCTGAGACGGGATCCTTTGCGTATTGGAAGTgcagtaaaatggtggggatatGTGCACCAACTTAAGAGTAAGAAAGGTGTGTAGGAGTAGGTCCCATCACTGTGCATTTGTATTTATACCATCAGGCCCTCCCCCCTGCCACAATTGCTTGTACCACACCAATGTCTACGACACTATTCATACGTATTACTGTTGTATTGTAAACACAAATAAGAACAAGTGGTACAGGGGGTGCCGTGGTctcgtaaaataataaatttgaatgtaCATTCATATTATCTAAACGACACAAGTCAGTTTAGTATTTAATACGTGGCACCAAATTTTGgttatttatagatattatactaaatatgtTTACGCGTGCAAGATATTCGAAGGGTACAAAAGTAAATGTTTCGAGGAAATGCATGATAACAGAAAGCATGTATGAAACATCAGCGGTGAGTCATGCGTTTATGGAAAAGTGAAGAAACCGAATAAGTGTGTGTCTCATCTCAAAGAATCTTTCCGATTAAATTCGTTTGCGTCTAGTTAAATAAGTCTAAGTTTAATACTTAGCAACGAATCAACTAAGTATGACCGACATAGAGACAAGTGATCATCCGAAATGGTTGCTAGaattagaaaatcgaaaaaggAAGGTGAgcctaaaatataaaaactttatcttatctgttaattattcataCTTTATTCTATAAGAGAACTTAAATGTACTTTGAAGTAAAAGTTTTGTAGTTAATaagcaatgaaaattaatatttttaatcagcgATCGGTAATCAacgattaatatttgcaatagtTAATTTATGGTTAATCTTTATCAAGTGATTTAATGAGTCGTGATTTTCGATGATCAAGATTTTTTAATCATGAACAtcaattgattaatttatttattgattttaattatttaataccaGATTCCTTTCATGAAATAATCGATTGTTATGATGTCTAAGATTTCCTAAATTTGCTATTAGTTACATAAATGTTCCTCTTTGCTACAATTTTGaatgtatgtattttttatttagcctCGATTGGCACATGAAGCTGGAGCAGGAGCTTCTTGCGTCATTTGCAAAGATACATGTCCAGGTTTGGATTTACATTTTTGGAGAAAAACTTGTAAAAACTGTAAATGCAGCAAAGACGACCATGATGTGATTGACGAAGATTTTCCACAATTCGATTTGTTGTTTGGATCGTCcaagaaatataagaaaaagtcAACGCGTAAATACTTTTGTCAATAATATggtataaagtaaataattttgtcaaataCAGTGCGGTATACTCTCTTTTAGTATTACACATACATAATCAAAAGGAACAGGCGCAAGAGGCATTTGAATGGATTCCACCAGATACAACGAAAGAAATTGCTGCAGAATATATGAAAGCTTTACCTGTAGAAAAACTACCGATCAAAGGGTCAGCAGGTGCAGCCTTGAGAAGACAGTTACTGCAAAAGCAGTTACCGCTTCATGATATAGATTATGAAGTTTGTGATAAATTAAGCGATcaagaaaagaaacattttgaaaagtatttggaaaatataaagaaatatgtagGTCAAGGGACAGTGACAaaggtaaattaatttattaaaagtacgaTTGTATCGTTGATAAATAGttgtatcaattaatttttttactcgACAGATGCTAAGTGCTCGACCATTTGATTTGTTGTTAATGACACCTGCTAATGCCACCGATATGCAACTCTACGATCCACAGAATAAGCACAACGTACAAACTACCATGGTACAATTACGTACACCAAGTAGCTTCATGTCCAAAACGCCATATAGAAAAGATTTACATGCAAAATTAAACAACCATGAATCACTGTTGCCTGTTTCAgcaacattaaataattctagcaTGACACCAATTCGTGAGAAATGTgataaaattagtaataattgtgaaatagtGAAGTCGGAACTAGTTAAAAGCGGAGTATACAATAAGGGTGTTTCTATAATTGATTCTCAAAAGGTCAATActaattgtaacaatattacgTGCGAAGAAGTTTCTATAGCCAGTCATTTAAATTCCAATGTAACATTGCCTTCTGAAAACTCATTAGAATATTTCGAAGAATCAAGTAAATTTAAGAATCTATCTATTTCTCCCTCGCATTTGAAATCACTGGATGATGATACCCATATAGCAGAATCTATATTAGCAGATGCATTACTTCCACCTAGTATGGTACATGCTAATGACATAATTGGTAGTACATTAGATCAAAAGGATTTGATGTTCATACGAGAGAAGCTTACAAACAAGTATGGTAATCAAGGAAGTCATCAATCGCAGGTACCATGTAATGTACCCAGTTTTGCAAAAGATTTTGCTAACGGTAGTTCATTGAAAAGTAACGTTACGTCTCAAAGTATAAATACTGATAACGAGAATGATGTAAAAGCTGTTAtttctataacaaaatatcCATCCAATGTATCGATACTATCACAAAACAAACTTATTGATCAAAGGCACAAATCAACGGGAAAAAACACTATTGAATCGAAGGTAATAGAAGCAAAGAATGAAGTATTAAGAACTGTGTCACAAAGTCTTCAGTCAACTCCGCTCGATACAATGGCATCACGCTttaatttaatggaaaatacATCTTTACCAGATCCACTGTCTCAAACGTGTGCAAGCAGCcatcaaacaaaattaaacaacTTTACAGTACCATCtactattataaattctgAGAAATTACATAATCACGTATTTCCTTGTCAAAGTACTGTTCATGGTGTTAATACAAACACAAACCAAACAGGACACCTTACAGGTACAGTGGAAAATCTAACAAAGAATTCTGTTAAGCAACAGAAATGTCATGGATGCGAAGAAATAATAAGCGTTGGGGATGTGGCTGTAATTGCGGAAAAAGCTAAAAACGCTATGTGGCATCCTGGATGTTTCGTTTGCAATACGTGTAACGAACTATTAGTAGATCTAGTATACttctactataaaaataaattatattgtggAAGAGATTTGGCATCGCTTATGGGGATCCCTAGATGCTTCGCTTGTGATGAGGTAGTAATTGCATTTTCTATTAACATTTccaatcattttcatattttacatataattctcatttcaattttttagctTATTTTCTTACGAGAGTATACCGTTGCTGAAGGACACAATTACCAcgtgaaacatttttgttgTTGGGATTGTGATATTCCTTTAGCTGGGAAACAATATACCACAGAAAATGATCGTCCATTGTGTCTCCCATGCTATCAAAAGACATATGCCAAAACATGTAGTACGTGCTACAATGTAATTGCTGCGGATCAGCAAGGTGTTGCAttgaaagatttaaattttcatgcaACAGGAGAATGCTTTTGCtgttatatttgtaaaaagaatttattacaagCTCGAACAGCAATTAaagataagaaattattctgcaGCAAAGAATGTATTGCAATGTTCCGGCAGCCAACGATATAACCATTACTTTATCTTCTATATTCTTTACTAACTGCAAGAAAAGACTAtatgaataaacatttttatacaatttttagaatatatttttcaacatatGCAGAATGTCGTTATCGATTGTGACATtcataaactatatttaaattgtatttagtaaaaacgtttattttaattatacataatttgtatattcacagtttttgacattattaaaatatattattactaaaatctATGATACTTCTATAAAAAATGGCCTACAATTACATGTGCTATGAAtcatgtatattgtataaattataatataacaagatACATGGAACGCTCGGAACAAGAAAGGTCTACATTCTGTTGTATTGCTTCTGCAATATTTCATACGAAGATCTATAAcaacttataatttaaaataaaaatagaataattgtttGCTGCATacatattcaattattcaaacacCGATGACTTCTTGAATGCGAATAATTCCATCGTATAGTGATTCTTTCTTAAGCGAACAAAATTAATGTcctgttaaaaatgaaaactaacTTTTCTGCTATATAATACCTCTGTGGTGAAGTTTGTTTTAGTACCTACGACTGTtctagaatataattatatctatatgttcagttttatattgtaattcgtTTTTTAGCCATATCGTAACCaaatgtaaagaaatatatttaccgTGTTCAGATAAGTGAATAATCAATGCgcatacattttatataaacatttcccgagtatttattcgaaagttTTCTTAGACTTTATTCTGAGTCGCTATCAACAACTCTTAAAACTCTCTTCAAAGTACTACGTACTTCACGATGTTCCGTGGGAGTTTCTCTCTTCCGTTGAGCACGTGTGATACGtcctaaaaaattaatacaccGTAATTAAGGGATCATTATTGACATGTATATACTTAGATGTTCATTAACGaatctgaataaatttctcaacCTTCCGATATAATGTTACTTGTATTCAATTCGGCGATATCTTTGAGTTTCTCATTCA contains:
- the LOC144476160 gene encoding putative ATP-dependent RNA helicase DDX55 homolog isoform X1 — protein: MVCQKQLSRVMRPLHYLAGRAGSAIRRYCYNGWMVAYVLVSKVQAASIPLLLKGKDVAAEAVTGSGKTVAFIVPLLEILQKQKRKEAWKPTEVGAIIISPTRELAIQIYDVLQKFLTNLPQLKQILLVGGITIAEDVARLKTGANIIVATPGRLEDIISNCRGINLAARLKSLEILILDEADRLLNLGFSTTLDTILSYLPRFRRTGLFSATQTKELQQLIRAGLRNPALVSVKEKANISTPSNLVNNYTIVNVEHKFSTMIDFIQQKGTNLKYMIFLSTCACVDYFSHAIQEMLPSVQVLAIHGKMKNKRYKIFNEFRRIESGVLICTDVMARGVDISEINWVLQYDPPCSASSFVHRCGRTARIGNEGNALIFLLETEDAYVDFIKRNQKVDLKKIHVEPSMLLHEKCLKCMRDLQKRDRLVFDKANRAFVSYIQAYNKHECNLILRLKDIDLGKLAMSFGLLRMPRMPELKGRDTTSFKQENIDINSIPYLNKQKEHNRLEKLKIFQTSGQWPTVCKRKCKQTEPWSETKKRKLEKQENRKKRKGKKIKQEISTNLIKKQKRKVSQQDIEELAKDIALIRKLKKKKISQEEFDTAFGI
- the LOC144476160 gene encoding putative ATP-dependent RNA helicase DDX55 homolog isoform X2, with protein sequence MVCQKQLSRVMRPLHYLAGRAGSAIRRYCYNGWMVAYVLVSKVQAASIPLLLKGKDVAAEAVTGSGKTVAFIVPLLEILQKRKEAWKPTEVGAIIISPTRELAIQIYDVLQKFLTNLPQLKQILLVGGITIAEDVARLKTGANIIVATPGRLEDIISNCRGINLAARLKSLEILILDEADRLLNLGFSTTLDTILSYLPRFRRTGLFSATQTKELQQLIRAGLRNPALVSVKEKANISTPSNLVNNYTIVNVEHKFSTMIDFIQQKGTNLKYMIFLSTCACVDYFSHAIQEMLPSVQVLAIHGKMKNKRYKIFNEFRRIESGVLICTDVMARGVDISEINWVLQYDPPCSASSFVHRCGRTARIGNEGNALIFLLETEDAYVDFIKRNQKVDLKKIHVEPSMLLHEKCLKCMRDLQKRDRLVFDKANRAFVSYIQAYNKHECNLILRLKDIDLGKLAMSFGLLRMPRMPELKGRDTTSFKQENIDINSIPYLNKQKEHNRLEKLKIFQTSGQWPTVCKRKCKQTEPWSETKKRKLEKQENRKKRKGKKIKQEISTNLIKKQKRKVSQQDIEELAKDIALIRKLKKKKISQEEFDTAFGI
- the LOC144476160 gene encoding putative ATP-dependent RNA helicase DDX55 homolog isoform X4 — translated: MKTQNWKELEIPLSDPILKTIEELKYSFMTPVQAASIPLLLKGKDVAAEAVTGSGKTVAFIVPLLEILQKRKEAWKPTEVGAIIISPTRELAIQIYDVLQKFLTNLPQLKQILLVGGITIAEDVARLKTGANIIVATPGRLEDIISNCRGINLAARLKSLEILILDEADRLLNLGFSTTLDTILSYLPRFRRTGLFSATQTKELQQLIRAGLRNPALVSVKEKANISTPSNLVNNYTIVNVEHKFSTMIDFIQQKGTNLKYMIFLSTCACVDYFSHAIQEMLPSVQVLAIHGKMKNKRYKIFNEFRRIESGVLICTDVMARGVDISEINWVLQYDPPCSASSFVHRCGRTARIGNEGNALIFLLETEDAYVDFIKRNQKVDLKKIHVEPSMLLHEKCLKCMRDLQKRDRLVFDKANRAFVSYIQAYNKHECNLILRLKDIDLGKLAMSFGLLRMPRMPELKGRDTTSFKQENIDINSIPYLNKQKEHNRLEKLKIFQTSGQWPTVCKRKCKQTEPWSETKKRKLEKQENRKKRKGKKIKQEISTNLIKKQKRKVSQQDIEELAKDIALIRKLKKKKISQEEFDTAFGI